The following are from one region of the Sandaracinus amylolyticus genome:
- the nhaA gene encoding Na+/H+ antiporter NhaA has protein sequence MTQRDEHLESDHAAERVALPTPPGAWDPVRNAVRGALRPIEHFLHVEASGGLLLMGAAAIALVWASSPWRDDYEHLLETPVVLRVGTLGIETDLHFFVNELLMTLFFFVVGLEIKREIKHGELSHPRRAALPIAAAIGGMTVPALIYIALNPHEPARNGWGVPMATDIAFAVGVLTLLGRRVPAALRVLLLTLAIADDVGAVIVIAVFYSNGIALGGLLTVALAVLLTLALQKAGVRRAWIYVFPGMIAWQGMHSAGVHPTLAGVLLGLMTPTSAWLGPRGAIHLTRHAMTRLSSVVGTGEAPPSELLGPLRDLELARREAMSPVERLAAKLHPWVAWAIMPLFALVNAGVPLDARSFDAEYAPLMLGIVAGLVIGKPLGVLAGAGLVVGLGISPLPRGVTWAGVGVVGLCAGIGFTMAIFVGDLAFDGSALLATKLAILAASLIAGVLALVVGSIVLRDARAVPGAARTESEAEASTLA, from the coding sequence ATGACGCAGCGCGACGAGCACCTCGAGAGCGACCACGCCGCGGAGCGTGTCGCGCTCCCGACCCCGCCGGGCGCTTGGGATCCCGTGCGAAACGCGGTGCGCGGCGCACTACGCCCCATCGAGCATTTCCTCCACGTCGAGGCGTCCGGCGGCCTGCTGCTCATGGGCGCAGCTGCGATCGCGCTGGTGTGGGCCAGCTCACCGTGGCGCGACGACTACGAGCACTTGCTCGAGACTCCGGTCGTGCTGCGGGTCGGGACGCTCGGCATCGAGACCGACCTGCACTTCTTCGTGAACGAGCTGCTGATGACGCTCTTCTTCTTCGTCGTCGGGCTCGAGATCAAGCGCGAGATCAAACACGGAGAGCTCAGCCATCCCCGCCGCGCGGCGCTCCCGATCGCCGCGGCGATCGGCGGGATGACGGTGCCTGCGCTGATCTACATCGCGCTCAACCCGCACGAGCCGGCGCGCAACGGGTGGGGTGTGCCGATGGCCACCGACATCGCGTTCGCGGTCGGCGTGCTGACGCTGCTCGGGCGACGTGTGCCCGCGGCGCTGCGCGTGCTGCTGCTGACGCTCGCGATCGCCGACGACGTCGGCGCGGTGATCGTGATCGCGGTCTTCTACTCGAACGGCATCGCGCTCGGCGGGCTGCTGACCGTCGCGCTCGCGGTGCTGCTGACGCTCGCGCTGCAGAAGGCCGGCGTGCGGCGCGCGTGGATCTACGTGTTTCCGGGGATGATCGCGTGGCAGGGGATGCACTCGGCGGGTGTGCACCCGACGCTCGCGGGCGTGCTCCTCGGGCTCATGACGCCGACGAGCGCATGGCTCGGGCCGCGCGGCGCGATCCACCTGACGCGCCACGCGATGACGCGCCTCTCGAGCGTGGTCGGGACGGGCGAGGCGCCGCCCTCGGAGCTCCTCGGTCCGCTGCGCGATCTCGAGCTCGCGCGCCGCGAGGCGATGTCGCCGGTCGAGCGCCTCGCGGCGAAGCTGCACCCGTGGGTCGCGTGGGCGATCATGCCGCTCTTCGCGCTGGTCAACGCGGGCGTGCCGCTCGATGCCCGATCGTTCGACGCGGAGTACGCGCCGCTGATGCTCGGCATCGTGGCGGGCCTGGTGATCGGAAAGCCGCTCGGCGTGCTCGCGGGCGCAGGGCTCGTGGTGGGCCTCGGCATCTCGCCGCTGCCGCGCGGCGTCACGTGGGCGGGCGTCGGCGTGGTGGGCCTGTGCGCGGGCATCGGCTTCACGATGGCGATCTTCGTCGGCGACCTCGCGTTCGACGGGAGCGCGCTCCTCGCGACGAAGCTCGCGATCCTCGCGGCCTCGTTGATCGCGGGTGTGCTCGCGCTCGTGGTGGGCTCGATCGTGCTGCGCGATGCACGCGCGGTCCCGGGCGCGGCGCGCACCGAGAGCGAGGCCGAGGCCTCGACCCTCGCGTGA
- a CDS encoding Re/Si-specific NAD(P)(+) transhydrogenase subunit alpha produces MPRETRDRERRVAATPESIAKLRELGFEVIVERGAGREAGHEDDAYVAAGATLGDTQTVLGESDVVLKVRPPTDDEARALREGALLISLVQPERHPDLVATLAARKVSALALERVPRVTRAQKMDVLSSQANLAGYRAVVEAAAHYQGFFGPMVTAAGTTRPARVLVIGAGVAGLAAIGAARALGAEVRAFDTRAAAREQVESLGATFLEVDMKESGEGAGGYAKVMSKEFIEAEMRLFRAQAAEVNVIVTTALVPGTKAPLLVPRDVVEALEPGSIVVDMAAEQGGNCELCVPDQVVDHGGVKIVGFTDLASRMARAASKLFAMNLVHLVAEMRDPIGPGVLRVDLDNDVIRPAMLTHVGEVLPPPPRPVPKSKEPSPATPAPKKSEREPSKSTRPPPPEGSKPRQTEILNPARRAWGTTLAGMAIIGALFALGRFAPGDFLQHFTVFILACFVGWQVIWSVQPALHTPLMSVTNAISGIIVVGGMLQIGEHADLASVLGAIAVLVAAINVSGGFLVTHRMLRMFRKDESASSAPKKGGHGR; encoded by the coding sequence ATTCCGAGAGAGACGCGCGATCGCGAGCGCCGCGTCGCCGCGACGCCGGAGTCGATCGCCAAGCTGCGCGAGCTCGGCTTCGAGGTGATCGTCGAGCGCGGCGCAGGGCGCGAGGCGGGCCACGAGGACGACGCGTACGTCGCTGCGGGCGCGACGCTCGGCGACACGCAGACCGTGCTCGGCGAGAGCGACGTCGTGCTGAAGGTGCGTCCACCGACGGACGACGAAGCGCGCGCGTTGCGCGAAGGCGCGCTGCTGATCTCGCTGGTGCAGCCGGAGCGACATCCCGATCTCGTCGCGACGCTCGCGGCGCGGAAGGTCAGCGCGCTCGCGCTCGAGCGGGTCCCGCGGGTCACGCGCGCGCAGAAGATGGACGTGCTCTCGTCGCAGGCGAACCTCGCGGGCTATCGCGCGGTGGTCGAGGCGGCGGCGCACTACCAGGGCTTCTTCGGGCCGATGGTCACGGCCGCGGGCACGACGCGACCGGCGCGCGTGCTGGTGATCGGCGCAGGCGTTGCGGGGCTCGCCGCGATCGGCGCCGCGCGCGCGCTCGGCGCGGAGGTGCGCGCGTTCGACACGCGGGCCGCGGCGCGCGAGCAGGTCGAGAGCCTCGGCGCGACGTTCCTCGAAGTCGACATGAAGGAGAGCGGCGAGGGCGCGGGCGGCTACGCGAAGGTGATGAGCAAGGAGTTCATCGAGGCCGAGATGCGGCTCTTCCGCGCCCAGGCGGCCGAGGTGAACGTGATCGTCACGACCGCGCTGGTGCCCGGCACCAAGGCGCCGCTGCTGGTGCCGCGCGACGTGGTCGAGGCGCTCGAGCCGGGATCGATCGTGGTCGACATGGCCGCCGAGCAGGGCGGCAACTGCGAGCTCTGCGTGCCCGATCAGGTCGTCGATCACGGCGGTGTGAAGATCGTCGGCTTCACCGATCTCGCGAGCCGCATGGCGCGCGCGGCGAGCAAGCTCTTCGCGATGAACCTCGTGCACCTCGTCGCCGAGATGCGCGATCCGATCGGGCCCGGCGTGCTGCGCGTCGATCTCGACAACGACGTGATCCGCCCCGCGATGCTCACCCACGTCGGAGAAGTGCTCCCGCCTCCGCCGCGCCCCGTTCCCAAGAGCAAGGAGCCCTCGCCCGCGACGCCCGCGCCCAAGAAGAGCGAGCGCGAGCCCTCGAAGAGCACGCGCCCTCCCCCGCCCGAGGGATCGAAGCCGCGTCAGACCGAGATCCTCAACCCGGCGCGCCGCGCGTGGGGCACGACGCTCGCGGGCATGGCGATCATCGGCGCGCTCTTCGCGCTCGGTCGCTTCGCGCCGGGTGATTTCCTCCAGCACTTCACCGTGTTCATCCTCGCGTGCTTCGTCGGATGGCAGGTGATCTGGAGCGTCCAGCCCGCGCTCCACACGCCGCTGATGAGCGTCACCAACGCGATCAGCGGCATCATCGTCGTCGGCGGCATGCTGCAGATCGGCGAGCACGCCGATCTCGCGTCGGTGCTCGGCGCGATCGCGGTGCTCGTCGCGGCGATCAACGTGAGCGGCGGGTTCCTCGTCACCCACCGCATGCTGCGCATGTTCCGCAAGGACGAGAGCGCGAGCAGCGCGCCGAAGAAGGGAGGGCACGGGCGATGA
- a CDS encoding NAD(P)(+) transhydrogenase (Re/Si-specific) subunit beta, with protein MSGVSTIAYLVAGVLFIRSLGGLSKQETAGLGNVYGMAGMMLAVGVTAAIWVGEDGSVRGLGFALLAVSITIGGAIGAVLARRVEMTGMPELVAVLHSFVGLAAVLVGISSYLSPHADPTGALVPGEDAAGLVAAESEAAAARIVHVVEIWIGVAVGALTFTGSVIAWGKLRGTISGKPLLLPGRHLINAAIAIAIVALAVPFARAPSPEDGLVFLVIQTLLASTLGVHLVMAIGGADMPVVVSLLNSYSGWAAAAAGFVLANDLLIVTGALVGASGTILSIIMCRAMNRSILNVVFGGFGTADSAAAASPAAAQGEVIEIKTDALAAQLRESKRVVIVPGYGMAVARAQNAVHDFMRALRERGVDVRFAIHPVAGRLPGHMNVLLAEAGVPYDVVLEMDEINHDFPSTDVVLVIGANDIVNPGALDDPQSPIYGMPVLEVWKAKTVVVLKRGMAAGYAGVENPLFFLDNTRMLFGDARKSMEALVGALRD; from the coding sequence ATGAGCGGCGTCAGCACCATCGCGTACCTCGTCGCGGGCGTGCTCTTCATCCGCAGCCTCGGCGGGCTCAGCAAGCAGGAGACCGCGGGGCTCGGCAACGTCTACGGCATGGCGGGCATGATGCTCGCGGTCGGCGTCACCGCGGCGATCTGGGTCGGCGAGGACGGCTCGGTGCGCGGGCTCGGCTTCGCGTTGCTCGCGGTGTCGATCACGATCGGCGGCGCGATCGGCGCGGTGCTCGCGCGGCGCGTCGAGATGACCGGAATGCCCGAGCTCGTCGCGGTGCTGCACAGCTTCGTCGGGCTCGCCGCGGTGCTCGTCGGCATCTCGTCGTACCTCTCGCCCCACGCCGATCCCACCGGTGCGCTGGTGCCCGGCGAGGACGCGGCGGGGCTCGTCGCGGCCGAGAGCGAGGCGGCCGCCGCGCGCATCGTGCACGTGGTGGAGATCTGGATCGGCGTCGCGGTCGGCGCGCTCACCTTCACCGGCTCGGTGATCGCGTGGGGCAAGCTGCGCGGCACGATCAGCGGCAAGCCGCTGCTGCTCCCGGGACGGCACCTGATCAACGCGGCGATCGCGATCGCGATCGTCGCGCTCGCGGTGCCCTTCGCGCGCGCGCCGTCGCCGGAGGACGGGCTCGTGTTCCTCGTCATCCAGACGCTGCTCGCGAGCACGCTCGGCGTGCACCTCGTGATGGCGATCGGCGGCGCCGACATGCCGGTCGTGGTGTCGCTGCTCAACAGCTACTCGGGCTGGGCGGCGGCCGCTGCGGGCTTCGTGCTCGCGAACGATCTGCTGATCGTCACCGGCGCGCTCGTCGGCGCGAGCGGCACGATCCTCTCGATCATCATGTGTCGAGCGATGAACCGCTCGATCCTCAACGTCGTGTTCGGCGGCTTCGGCACCGCGGACAGCGCGGCGGCGGCGAGCCCGGCGGCGGCGCAGGGCGAGGTGATCGAGATCAAGACCGACGCGCTCGCGGCGCAGCTGCGCGAGAGCAAGCGCGTGGTGATCGTGCCCGGCTACGGCATGGCGGTCGCGCGCGCGCAGAACGCGGTGCACGACTTCATGCGCGCGCTGCGCGAGCGCGGCGTCGACGTGCGCTTCGCGATCCATCCCGTCGCGGGGCGGCTTCCCGGGCACATGAACGTGCTGCTCGCGGAGGCCGGCGTGCCCTACGACGTCGTGCTCGAGATGGACGAGATCAACCACGACTTCCCGAGCACCGACGTGGTGCTGGTGATCGGCGCGAACGACATCGTGAACCCGGGCGCGCTCGACGATCCCCAGAGCCCCATCTACGGAATGCCGGTGCTCGAGGTGTGGAAGGCGAAGACGGTCGTCGTGCTCAAGCGCGGCATGGCCGCGGGCTACGCGGGCGTCGAGAACCCGCTCTTCTTCCTCGACAACACCCGCATGCTCTTCGGCGACGCGCGCAAGAGCATGGAAGCCCTGGTGGGGGCCCTGCGAGACTGA
- the msrA gene encoding peptide-methionine (S)-S-oxide reductase MsrA encodes MYAFVDPKKLRIPTAAEALPGRAEKMRVPSQHYVLGTPLEPPFADGMELALFGLGCFWGAEKAFWKLPGVYSTSVGYAAGITPNPTYKEVCSGRTGHNEVVRVVFDPEKISYEQLLKTFWETHDPTQGMRQGNDVGTQYRSGIYAYGDAQKRAAEESKRMYDEKLRAAGYDAISTEIVDAPEFFYAEDYHQQYLAKNPDGYCGIGGTGVSCPIGLQTE; translated from the coding sequence ATGTACGCCTTCGTCGATCCGAAGAAGCTCCGCATCCCGACCGCCGCCGAGGCGCTGCCCGGGCGCGCCGAGAAGATGCGCGTGCCCTCGCAGCACTACGTGCTCGGCACGCCGCTCGAGCCGCCCTTCGCCGACGGCATGGAGCTCGCCCTGTTCGGGCTCGGCTGTTTCTGGGGCGCGGAGAAGGCGTTCTGGAAGCTGCCCGGCGTGTACAGCACGTCGGTCGGTTATGCCGCGGGCATCACGCCGAACCCGACGTACAAGGAGGTCTGCAGCGGGCGCACCGGCCACAACGAGGTCGTGCGCGTGGTGTTCGATCCCGAGAAGATCTCGTACGAGCAGCTGCTCAAGACGTTCTGGGAGACCCACGACCCGACGCAGGGCATGCGCCAGGGCAACGACGTCGGGACGCAGTACCGCAGCGGCATCTACGCCTACGGCGACGCGCAGAAGCGCGCGGCGGAGGAGAGCAAGCGCATGTACGACGAGAAGCTGCGCGCCGCGGGCTACGACGCGATCAGCACCGAGATCGTCGACGCGCCGGAGTTCTTCTACGCGGAGGACTACCACCAGCAGTACCTCGCGAAGAACCCCGACGGTTACTGCGGCATCGGTGGCACCGGCGTGAGCTGCCCCATCGGCCTCCAGACCGAATGA
- a CDS encoding spermidine synthase, producing MTALRVFVFLGAFLLFAMEPMVGRLLLPGFGGAFHVWTTSLMFFQGALFLGYLYAHLASERAGKWHLALLAIPIVLLPPTVRIAGEGGGIGTLLATMAVDFGLPFIALATTGVVAQGWLARSTLPGRASPFFLYATSNTGSLVALLAYALVIEPLVGLGVQRWAWAIGFVLYLASAFFAYRATHAGGTAPVVATETVAPTTETVAPGRIVYWLLLSAFPSVFLMAVTNLIALDAGNVPLVWVVPLALYLGTFILAFGEPSRVPAAVRRLWPHFAAVGLFFFAGAETGGTWLQVVLHLGVMFAVCLAAHGELYASRPSAKHLTLYYLVISLGGWLGGAFVALGAPAFFTGLWEYPLALAGLALTMVIARRAELFAWMKGPGRGAVAITIVLIGAMGWRIASASSSSRASATRTLEVRRSFYGLYYVLERPSTRGTERDLVSGTTRHGRQFLASQHRSEPLSYYHRTGPLGDTMAILDARETRATRFGVIGLGVGAAAAYVEPDQSIDFYEIDQAVDDLARTHFHYLEDCRGDEQTLVGDARLTLARGDVRTDYDLLLVDAFAGDAIPTHLVTREAVELYRGAVAEHGVLLFHISNRYYDLRPVLAAIARDLGMHAATKQFLRPPDREAADPSVYFVMMESEDELAPFVERGFTPVTATWPEPVSAWTDDHASSLLALMPD from the coding sequence ATGACCGCGCTGCGCGTCTTCGTCTTCCTCGGCGCGTTCCTGCTCTTCGCGATGGAGCCGATGGTCGGGCGGCTCCTGCTGCCCGGCTTCGGCGGTGCGTTCCACGTGTGGACGACGTCGCTGATGTTCTTCCAGGGCGCGCTCTTCCTCGGCTACCTCTACGCGCACCTCGCGTCGGAGCGCGCCGGCAAGTGGCACCTCGCGCTGCTCGCGATCCCGATCGTGCTGCTGCCGCCGACGGTGCGCATCGCGGGCGAAGGCGGCGGCATCGGGACGCTGCTCGCGACGATGGCGGTCGACTTCGGACTGCCGTTCATCGCGCTCGCGACGACGGGCGTGGTCGCGCAGGGCTGGCTCGCGCGCTCGACGTTGCCGGGACGCGCGAGCCCGTTCTTCCTCTACGCGACGTCGAACACGGGATCGCTCGTCGCGCTGCTCGCGTACGCGCTCGTGATCGAGCCGCTCGTCGGGCTCGGCGTGCAGCGCTGGGCGTGGGCGATCGGGTTCGTGCTCTATCTCGCCTCGGCGTTCTTCGCGTACCGCGCGACCCACGCGGGCGGGACCGCGCCGGTCGTCGCTACGGAAACCGTAGCGCCGACTACAGAAACCGTAGCGCCGGGCCGCATCGTGTACTGGCTGCTGCTGAGCGCGTTCCCGAGCGTGTTCCTGATGGCGGTCACGAACCTCATCGCCCTCGACGCCGGCAACGTGCCGCTCGTGTGGGTCGTGCCGCTCGCGCTCTACCTCGGCACGTTCATCCTCGCGTTCGGCGAGCCCAGTCGCGTGCCCGCCGCAGTGCGCCGCCTGTGGCCGCACTTCGCGGCGGTGGGCCTCTTCTTCTTCGCAGGCGCGGAGACCGGCGGCACGTGGCTGCAGGTCGTGCTGCACCTCGGCGTGATGTTCGCGGTGTGCCTCGCCGCGCACGGCGAGCTCTACGCGTCGCGCCCGAGCGCGAAGCACCTCACGCTCTACTACCTCGTGATCTCGCTCGGCGGGTGGCTCGGCGGCGCGTTCGTCGCGCTCGGCGCGCCCGCGTTCTTCACCGGGCTCTGGGAGTACCCGCTCGCGCTCGCCGGCCTCGCGCTCACGATGGTGATCGCGCGACGTGCCGAGCTCTTCGCGTGGATGAAGGGCCCGGGGCGCGGCGCGGTCGCGATCACGATCGTGCTGATCGGCGCGATGGGATGGCGCATCGCGAGCGCGAGCAGCAGCTCACGGGCGAGCGCGACGCGCACCCTCGAGGTGCGGCGCAGCTTCTACGGCCTCTACTACGTGCTCGAGCGCCCGAGCACGCGCGGGACCGAGCGCGATCTCGTCAGCGGCACCACGCGCCACGGGCGGCAGTTCCTCGCGTCCCAGCACCGCAGCGAGCCCCTCAGCTACTACCACCGCACCGGTCCGCTCGGCGACACGATGGCGATCCTCGACGCGCGCGAGACGCGCGCCACCCGCTTCGGCGTGATCGGCCTCGGCGTGGGCGCGGCCGCGGCGTACGTCGAGCCCGATCAGTCGATCGACTTCTACGAGATCGATCAGGCGGTCGACGATCTCGCGCGCACCCACTTCCACTACCTCGAGGACTGCCGCGGCGACGAGCAGACGTTGGTCGGCGACGCGCGCCTCACGCTCGCGCGCGGCGACGTGCGCACCGACTACGATCTGCTGCTCGTCGACGCGTTCGCGGGCGACGCGATCCCGACGCACCTCGTGACGCGCGAGGCGGTCGAGCTCTACCGCGGCGCGGTGGCCGAGCACGGCGTGCTGCTCTTCCACATCTCGAACCGCTACTACGATCTTCGTCCGGTGCTCGCCGCGATCGCGCGCGACCTCGGCATGCACGCCGCGACCAAGCAGTTCCTCCGCCCGCCCGATCGCGAGGCCGCGGACCCGAGCGTCTACTTCGTGATGATGGAGAGCGAGGACGAGCTCGCGCCGTTCGTCGAGCGCGGCTTCACGCCGGTGACCGCGACGTGGCCCGAGCCGGTCTCGGCGTGGACCGACGATCACGCGAGCTCGCTGCTCGCGCTGATGCCGGATTGA
- a CDS encoding NINE protein — protein sequence MTTQRSSHGVLVGYALWLFGFLGAHRFYYGRRISGTIYLCTLGLLGVGWILDLFLMPLLARDAADRYHEGPYRYDVAWLFLTYGGIFGLHRFYVGKVWTGLLYLCTGGLLGAGIVYDFWTLNEQVSIANRDHRAA from the coding sequence ATGACGACGCAGCGGAGCTCTCACGGGGTGCTGGTGGGCTATGCGCTCTGGCTCTTCGGGTTCCTCGGCGCGCACCGCTTCTATTACGGGCGTCGCATCAGCGGCACGATCTACCTGTGCACGCTGGGCCTGCTCGGCGTGGGGTGGATCCTCGACCTCTTCCTGATGCCGCTGCTCGCGCGCGATGCGGCCGACCGCTACCACGAAGGGCCGTATCGCTACGACGTCGCGTGGCTCTTCCTCACGTACGGCGGCATCTTCGGGCTGCACCGGTTCTACGTCGGCAAGGTCTGGACGGGCCTGCTCTACCTGTGCACCGGCGGTCTGCTCGGCGCGGGCATCGTCTACGACTTCTGGACGCTGAACGAGCAGGTCAGCATCGCGAACCGCGATCACCGCGCGGCGTGA